GTGCTTGTGCGAGTCAGCGTGGCTGTCACGTTACCCCTTTTAAGGTCCGATGGGTCAGCGCAAAGAAAAACCGCCCGTAGGCGGTTTAATTTCGCAGCTGAATAGAATTTGTCTTATCGATCCACATCTTGAATGATATTAGTGGTAATGCTTAGGACTGTCAATTATTTTGGTGGGCGAGAGAGGGCTCGAACCTCCACGGGGTTTCCCCCACTAGCTCCTAAGGCTAGCGTGTATACCAATTTCACCACTCGCCCTCGTCCAAACTGTGCTTCGGCTTAGGCAAGTACCATCACTTGCTCCAGCCTACGCCCAGTTTCTCCTCTCGAAGCCCCAAACAGCTTTGCTTGGTTTGGCGCTTCGTAGCAAATTAATTAGCTGGTTTATAGAAGGATAGGGCCGCATTACCATAGCGCTTGGACTTAACCAGCTCCAAGGATTTTAACGCAAGCGGTTCTATCTGGCTAGTATGTGATACTACCATGACACCAGAATCGGCCAAACTGCTAGTTAAGTGTTCGAGGGCTGTTTGGCTAATAACGGCAAAGGGCGGTGCCGCAAGAATAACGTCAAAATAAGTTTTGGGGCCCACCCAATCTTCAACCCGCATCTGCTCAAGCCGATACTTATGGGTTAATCCCAAGACCTTAAGGTTATCATGAATAGTAGCTGCGGCGACGCGACTGACTTCAATGCCGACTACATCAGCGGCCCCGCGACTGAGTGCCTCAAGACCCAACCCACCGCTCCCGGCATAGGCATCAAGCAGATGGGCACCCTCGATCGGGCCGAGAATATCAAAGAGAGCCGAGCGCTCTTTTTCAGTCATTGGCCGTACAGCGCTAGTCCTGGGCGCCTTGTATCCCCTCCCCCTGAGCTCTCCACCGGTGATTTTCATCTAGACCGCGGTAGCTACGGCCACTTTTTTAGCTTGATTAAAACCAGCCTCTAAATAGGCTAACAACCAAATAATGGCTACGGCTTGGGCAGCTCTAGGTATGATTTCTTTTTTGATGCTCGCTGCCATATTAGCCGTCCAGCCACTTTTTTTAAACTGAGAGTAGAGATCAAGCTGGGCCACGGACTTAGACTCTTCTTTAAAAAAAGCCATATAGCCAACCTGCCGGGCGTGGGCCAGTTTGGCCGCATCCAGTTTAGTTCTGATCGGACGACCAACTAGGACCGAGGCGATCCCCAGTTCGAAGTTATGATGCATCGAAATAATGCCCTTACCGCCCCAGACCGCCCAGTTTTTTTTGATTGAGCCCTTGCCGCTGGCAATGTACTTTAGCTTACCTTTGAGGGGCGCCGGTCCACCTTGAATTTCGCTAATAGCCTCGCCGAGCAGTTCATGGTGAGCTGGCGTTAAGCCATCAACTACATAGTGGGCTAGCCAACTGGCTTCAAAACCGCTCCGGACCATGTCGCGATCGCTTAAGGCCTCAACCAGCAGATCATAGTGGTTTTTAATGTGCTCAGGCAGCTCTCCGGTATCGGTTATGGGGTTATAAAAATGGTCTGGATCAGCCGCCCCAGGCGATTTAACTTTGAGGCCATCTGGACCGTTCTGACCTTCAAAATTTAAA
The nucleotide sequence above comes from Candidatus Saccharimonadales bacterium. Encoded proteins:
- the rsmD gene encoding 16S rRNA (guanine(966)-N(2))-methyltransferase RsmD is translated as MKITGGELRGRGYKAPRTSAVRPMTEKERSALFDILGPIEGAHLLDAYAGSGGLGLEALSRGAADVVGIEVSRVAAATIHDNLKVLGLTHKYRLEQMRVEDWVGPKTYFDVILAAPPFAVISQTALEHLTSSLADSGVMVVSHTSQIEPLALKSLELVKSKRYGNAALSFYKPAN